GCGTGGTCACGGTGAGCGCCGCCGGCAGGTTCGACAGCGGGTACAGGGCGCCCGAGAGGAAGAAGATCGGCATCACCAGGAAGTTCATCACCAACTGGAACCCCTGCATGTCCTTCAGCGTCGCCCCGATGATGGTGCCCAGCGCGGCGAACACGACCGCGATCAGCGCCATGAACAGGGCGCCCAGGAGCCCCCCGGCCGCGTCGTGGGGGCGGAACCCGGCGATCAGGCACACCGTCAGCACGAGCGTGCCCTGGGCCAGCGCCGTCGTCGCGCCGCCGAGCGTGCGCCCCACCATGATCTGGATGCGCGGCACCGGGGCGACGAGCGTCTCCTTGAGGAACCCGAACTGCCGGTCCCACAGCAGGCCCGCGCCCGAGAAGATCGAGGAGAACAGGATCGTCATCCCGACCACGCCCGGCGCGACGAACTGGAGGTAGTCGCCCTGGCCGGCGCGCTCGAACACCGGCCCCAGGCCGAACCCGAGCACCAGCAGGTACATCAGCGGCTGGCCGAGCGACGCGAGCACCTGCGCCCGCGAGCGCAGGTACCGCTTCACCTCCCGCAGCCACAGCGCGTATACCACCGCCATTCACTTCCTCCACATCCGCGCCATCTGGCGCATCTGGTCCGCGGAGCCGGCGGACTCGTCGCGGATCGACGTGCCGGTCAGCGCGAGGAACGCCTGTTCGAGCGACTCGGTCCCGGTCTGCTGCTTCAGCTCCTGCGGGGAGCCCTGGGCCACGATGCGCCCGTGGTCTATAATCGCGATCCGGCCCGCGACGCGCTCGGCCTCGTCCATGTAGTGCGTCGTCAGGAACACCGTGACGCCCTCGGTGCCGTTCAGGTGCTTCACGTGGGTCCAGAGCTGGTTGCGACTCTGCGGGTCGAGCCCCAGGGTCGGCTCGTCGAGGAACAGGATCTTCGGCGTGTGCAATAGCCCGCGCGCGATTTCCAGTCGGCGCTTCATCCCGCCGGAGAACGTCTTGACGCGGTCGTTGCGCCGGTCCCAGAGTTCAAACAGCGTGAGCAGCGTCTGGGTGCGCTCGACGCGGACCTTCCGGGGGACGTGGTAGAGCACGCCGTGCAGGTCCATGTTCTCGCGCGCGGTCAGGTCGTGGTCGAGGCTCGGGTCCTGGAACACGATCCCGAACCGGCGCCGGACCTCCAGCGGGTGGGTCGCGGGGTCGAGGCCGTCGATGGTGATGGAGCCGCTCGTGGGGCGCAGGAGCGTCGTGAGCATCTGAATGGTGGTCGTCTTGCCCGCCCCGTTGGGTCCGAGGAACGCGAAGATCTCGCCCGGCTCAACGGCGAACGTGATCCCGGCGACGGCGGTGACCTCGCCGAAGGTCTTGGTCAGTTCATGCACGCGGATCATCGGCACCTCCCGAGTGTGAATCCTAGGTGGCCCCGGGCCGCGCGTCCGCGCGACGATCGGGCGCTTATTGGCGCAATCCGATCCGCTCCACAACCGGGGCAGTCGAATCGCCAACGAGTGCCCAGCGCAAACGTTTCACGTGCAGTGCTCGACCGCCGTTCTGCGAGACCGTTCATGAAAATCGTTCCCCGCGTGCCGTTCCTGTTCGCGTTGCCGCTCCTGGTTTGCGCCACGAGCGGACCGGGCGCCGCGGCCGATCCCGCACCGACGCTCGCGGAAATTCTCAAAGACTACGAATCGCTCGGGCTGCCGCTCCCGCCCAAAACCGCCAAGTTCGTGCGGTACCGGGGCTTCGCGCGCGAAGAAGATGAGCCGGTGGGATACGGGCTCGCGTTTGAACTCAAACCGGGCACGAAGACCGAAAACCCGGTGCTCCTGGACGGAACCTACGAGTGGCACACCGAGCGCGACCCGCGCGCGCAGGAGGTGAAACCGAACCGCGACGCGCTCAAGGGCACCGAATTCTCCGCGGACGAGGCGCTGGTTCTCGCCGTCCAGTGCCAGTCGCGCGGGTGGACCGATCTGGCCCAGGCGCTCTACGAGCGGAGCCAGAAACAGAGCGAGAAGAGCCCCCGGGAGCTGCTGACGGACCGGGCCGTGGGGTACTGGTGGGGGAACGTGACTCACCCCACGATCGACCGCGCCATCGTGATCAAGCGCCTCAAAGAATTGATGAGGCGCGATCCCAAGTTAGACGACGAGGCCAGTCGCGAGCTGATGCGCGGGCTGGAACTGGCACTCGTCCCGAGCACGGCCAAGCCCGGGAGCGCCGAGGCACTCATTGACGCGCTGGTGGACTACCACGCGGAAATCGGCCGCGAGATCATTTCCCCGCACGGTCCCGCGTATTGGCGGATCGCCGAACTGGGATTCGATGCCGTTCCCGCGCTGATCGAGCACCTGGGGGACGACCGACTGACGCGGGCCGCGATGGTCGGGTTCAACAACTTCGGAACCTGGAACCTGCGCGTCGGAGACGTAGTCGGCGACCTCCTGGAGGGGTTGGCCGCCGAAAAATTAGCGCGCGGCACCGACAAGGAGGACGTCGGCGGGGGCTGGCTCCGGCGGCAACAGGGCTGGCGCATCAGGAAAGTCGCCGCAACGGAGTGGTGGGCAAAGGCGCAAAAGCAGGGCGAAGAGGCGTACTTGTTGGATCGCGTTCTCCCGTCCGCGCCCGAACGTGACCGGCGCGCCGGGGCTAACGAGCACCTACTGCGGGTGATCGCGGCCAAGTACCCCAAACAGGTACCGGTCCTTTACCGGAAGGTGCTGGACCAGCGCCCCGAACTCGACAGTTCGGCTCTCGTCGAAACGCTGGCCCGGGGTTCCACCCCGGTGAAGGACAAGCTCGATCTGCTCGCGCGCGGTGCCGAACATAAGGACTACGCGCACCGACTGCCGGCACTGCGGGAAATCAAGAAACTGGACCAGAAGCGATTCGACGCCCTGCTGCTCGCAACCATTGAGAACTTCCCGAAGGACGTGCCCGGTAAGTACGCGCTCTGCAACGCGGGGCCGATTGCCGCGCTCGCGATCGAGTCGACCGACCCGCGGGTGTGGGCCGTGCTGGAGAAGGTCGCGAAGCGGTCCGCTCTCGGGGTACGGATGGAACTGCTGAGCGAGTTCGGCGATCCGCAAGAACTGCGGCACCGGGTAGAGCGGTTACGGCTACTGGCGGCCTTTCTCGACGACTCCGAACTCCAGGACGTCAAAGCCGACGAGCGGTTCGTTATTCCGAACGGGGGGTACCGGCACGACCGGATCGAGGTGCGGGACTACGTCGCACTCGACCTCGCGGACCTGCTCGAAATCAAGGTCAAGCCCAAGGACGTCCGCACGCCGGCGGAATGGGCCGAGATCCGCGCCAAGGTTCGCGAGAGTCTGAAGCGCGAACTCGACAAAATGAAGTGATTCGCGCCCAGCGCCTGCGGTGTTTCCGGAACGTACCGACTCGGGAACCCAAGATCAGAGCTGGCCGCCCGTCAGCGGGTGCCGAGCGCGCGGTCGAGGTTGAACGCGGCCGAGATCAGTGCCAGGTGCGTGAACCCCTGCGGGAAGTTGCCGAGCGCCTCGCCGCTCGGCCCGGTCTGCTCGCCGAACAGCCCCAGCGGGCTCCCGTACCCCAGCATCTGCTCGAACCGCAAGCGGGCCTCTTCGAGGCGCGCCGGATCCGTTTTCCCGGCCCGCGTCAGCGCCTCCACGAGCCAGAAGCTGCACATGTTGAACGTCCCCTCCGAACCCTCCAGCCCGTCGTGCGTGGCCTTGTAGTCGTACCGGTACACCAGCCCGTCCGCGGCCAGCCCGCCCTTCGTTGCCGGGGTGCGGATCGCGTCCACGGTCGCGAGCATGCGCGGATCATCTGGCGCCATGAAGAACGTGAGCGGCATGAGCAGCAGCGCCGCGTCCAGGTTGTCGGCCCCGTAGGACTGCACGAACGACTTGCGCGTGTCGCTCCACCCGCGCGCCATCACCTGTTCGTACACTGCGTCCCGCGCGGCCAGCCACTTCGCCCGGTTCGCCGGCAGGGACCGCTTGTCGGCCAGGCGCAGCCCGCGGTCCAGGGCCACCCAGCACATGAACCGCGAGTACACGTGGTCCTTGCGCGCGCCTCGAGTCTCCCACACGCCTTCGTCGGGCCGGTCCCAGTTGTCCGCGACCCAGTCCACCAGCCCGCGGAGCGACACCCAGGAGTCGTAACTCACCGGACGCGCGTACTTGTTGTGCAGGTACACCGCGTCCATGAGTTCGCCGTACACGTCGAGCTGCAACTGCCCGTGCGCCCCATTCCCGACCCGCACCGGGCGCGACCCCATGTACCCGTCCAGGTGCGGCAGCTCGTACTCGGTCAGGTCGGATCGGCCGTCCACCGCGTACATCAGTTGCAGCGGGGCGCCGCAATGCGATTCGTGCTCCTTCCACCGCGCGCCGAGCCAGTCCATGAACCGGGCCGCCTCGTCCGCGAACCCGATCCGCAGGAACGCATACACGGTGAACGCGGCGTCCCGGAGCCAGCAGTACCGGTAGTCCCAGTTGCGGTGCCCCCCGACCCCTTCGGGCAAACTGGTCGTCGGGGCCGCGACAATGGCGCCGGTCGGTTCGTAGGTGAGTAGCTTGAGTGCCAGGGCCGAGCGGTGGACGGTCTCGCGCCAGCGCCCGTGGTACGTACACCGGCCCAGCCACCGCTGCCAGTACGCGACCGTCGCGCGGAACCGCTCCTCGGCCTCCCCGGTTCCCGGGCACCGCCCCGGGGCCGCGTCCCGGTCGATGGTGCGGAGAACGAACGTCGCGCTCTCGCCCTCGCCCAGGGTGAACGCGCCGGCCACGCCGTCCCGGTCCCGGCGCAGCGGAACGGACGCGGCCAGCCCCAGCGACAGCCCCGGCCCGTCGAACCGGGCGCCGTGCTCGTTCACGTGGGTGTCGTGTTGTGCCCGCGCGTAGTCGAACGCGGGCCGGCACTCCAGGGCGAACGGGAGCCGTCCGCGCACCACTCGCACCCGGCGCACCAGTTGCTCGTCTACGGGCGTACCCACCCCGACCGGCATGTAGTCCTCGACCTCGGCGATCCCGTCCGGGTGCAGGAACCGGGTCACCAGCACATTCGTATCGGGCCAGTAATACTGCTTGTGGCGCACGCGCTCGGCGGTCGGCGCGATCCGGAAGAACCCGCCCTTCTTGTCGTCGAGCAGCGCCCCGAACACGCTCGGAGAGTCGAACCGCGGCAGGCACAGCCAGTCGATCGACCCGTCGAGTCCGACGAGCGCGGCGGTGCGCATGTTCCCAATCACCCCGTAGTTCTCAATCGGCTGGTACGGCATGCGTGAAGGCTCCGAGCGCGGTTGGGCGCGGGCTACGCAGGAAGCAATTTCCGCGCCCGAGTAACGACGTGTCACGAGCTCGGACAGCGCTTCTCAGGACCGGAGCCGACCGAGCGCGAACCGCACACCGTCGAGCAGGACGTCCGGGCCGCGCCGGTCGAGGGCCAGCACGCGGCGGTTACCGTTTGCGTCGTCGAGCCGCAGCGCCGGGCGCCCGCTCACATCAACCACGTCCCACGAGCCGACCGCGTGCTCGCGCCCGGTGCGGCTCGCGGACAGTCCGCCCGCGCCGACCGTCACCTGAGTTTCCTTCACCCACTCGTAGATCCCGTCGGGCCGGAGCGCGTACCGCTCCTCGACCGTGTACCCGCCCGCACCGGGCGTGCTGCGGTACGCATCGGCGCTGACCAGCGCGGCCCCGGACAGCACCGCGATCCAGGCTTCCATCGCCGGACTCACGAAGCTCACGTACCCGAGGAGCCGCGCGCACTCGCGCCGCAATTCGGGTTCGGCCAAACGTGCGTGGTTGAACGGCGCGAGGAGGAACAGCTCGGCAGTGTCCGGGTTGCGGATCGCCCCGATGAACGGAACGGCCGGGTCGCGGCGGTTGAGGATCGTGGCCCCGTTCGCGCCGACCGGCCCGAGTGCGGCCATCAGTTCGTACTGTGACGCCAGATCGCCCGCGGGGTCGTCGGCCGGGTCCGCGCGGGTCACGCCCAGCCCGAACTGCCCGTGGACCGGCCCGAACAGGTACACGCCCGGCGCGGACGCCAGCCCGCACTCGGCCGGCGCGTCGATGAGCATCCGGAACTCGGGAATTCGCAGCACACCCATCTCCTGAAACTGGTGAACCCCGTCCTCGACCGCGCGACACTCGGTCTGACTGTAGCCAGCCGCGGTGAGGCGGGCCAGCGGACTCTTAATCAGCGAGCCGTTAAAATGAGACCGCCGCAAAAAACGTGGACACCGGACCGGTTCGACTGGAACTACTTCACAGCGTATCCGACCGCGAGACGGGTGGTGATCGTGGCGCAGACGACCGAAATGATCCGCGCACTGACGCGCGGGATGGCCGCCGAAGCCTCTACCGAGCCGGACCCGGAGCTGATCCGGCGGTTCCTCGGCTCCGGCGGTGAGGACGTGTTCGAGATCCTGGTCCGGCGCCACGGCCCGATGGTGTACCGGGTGTGCCGGCGGGTCGCGGGGCACGAGCAGGACGCCGAGGATGCGTTCCAGGCCACGTTCCTGGTCCTCGCCCGGAACCTGCGTGCGCTGCGGCACGTGCCGTCGCTCGCGAGCTGGTTGCACGGCGTCGCCCGTCGAGTGGCCCTCAAAGCGAAAGCGCGAGTGGCCGCCCTGAAGCGCCGCGAGCAACGCGCCGCCGCGCCCGAATCGACCGCACACGTCGATCCGGCGTGGTCGGACGTGGGCGCCGCGCTCGACGAGGAGCTGGGCCGGCTGCCCGAGCGGTGGCGGTTGCCGCTCGTGCTCTGCTACCTGGAAGCGCGCACCCAGGACGAAGCCGCACGCGAACTCGGTTGGGGCAAGAGCACGCTGCGCCGGCGTCTGACCGAGGCCCGCGCCGCACTCGCGGCCCGGCTCGCGCAGCGCGGCGTCTGGCCCACGGTTCTCGCCGGGGTTCTGGTGTCCGATTGCACGTCGCCGGCCGCGCTGCCGCGGGAACTCGTCGGCCCGACGGTCGGGGCCGCGGCAGCGATCGCGTCCGGGCGCCCGGGCCCCACCGTGGCGGCCGGTGTTTCAAACCTGACGGAAGGAGTGTTCACCGTGTCTCGGTTGAAACTGAAGGTCGCGGCCCTCGTCGCGGCGGTTTTGGTTCTGGGTGCGGGCGCCCCCCTTCGCGTCTCGTCCGCCGAACTGCCCGCCGGTCCCGCGGGCGTCGAGGAAATCAGAACGGCCGACGGCCCCGGCCCCCAGAAGGCCGATACGAAGCCGGCGGACGAGCTGGAGCGGTGGCAGGGGCGCTGGCGCGTCACGACCGCGGCCATCAACGGCAAGGACCGCAAGGACGAGCGCATCGGGCTGGCAGAGATCGTGGTGACCGGCAAGAAGGTGACGCTCCGGTTCCGGCACGGCAGCCCCACGGAGGGCGCCTCGGTCGACGGCGAACTGGAACTCATCCCGATTAAGGCGAAGAAGGGCGCACTCGCGGACCCGGGCTTCATCGTCCACATGCTGATCCCCGTCACCGGCAACTACCACTTCACGAACGGTCAACTGGTGATTTGCTACTACGAGCCCGGCAGCGAGGAGGGGGCCGAGCGCCCGGCCGGGTTCGGCTCCCAGGAAGGTTCCAAGCGGGAACTGTACCGGCTCGAACGGGTCGTGGACAAGGAACCGCCCGCGCAACTGACTCCGAAGAAGCGAGCTCAGGCGCCGGGCGAGTTCGGTGAAGGCCCCGAACCGGCGGTCCCTGATCTCTCCGGTCGGTGGCAAGGCGACGAGTGGGGCCAGATCGAACTCGCGATGACGAAGCGGGGCACTTACGTGGGCACGTACACGGACACGTTCGGCCCGGTGAAGGGCTCGGTCACGCTGGAGTGGGTGCCGCGTGAGCAGCGGTTCCACGGTACCTGGGGAGAGGGGAAGGACCGGTTCGGCACGATCTCCGTGCGCCTACACGGGCGCGAGATCCGCGGGGCGTTCACCACCGACCCGGCGTCCCGGATCAGCCCCGGCAGCCCCGCGCTGTCCGACCTCAAGTGGGTTCCGCAACCGACCCGCTGACGATGTGACGCGATCTCGGTTTGTTGCTCTCTGTGCCGGCCTCGCGGTGGCCGGCTTGTCGCGGCTCCCAATCCGCACCCGCGTGACTCCGTATCGCCCTCGAATGCCTGCGGTTTAAGCCACGAGTGCCTTTCGCAAGAGCAGTACACGACGGAGGTCTGAGTTCTACGCGACCAATTTTTTCGATCTTCTGAACGAAGCCAAATCCTCATAAAAACACGTGGTTCACCACGTGATCGCACTCCTGATGGGTGGGCCGCCAGCTCTCCAAGCGGCACATTGGCGCATCGGTTGCATTGTGCCACGCGGTTCACGTTTACCTGACCACAAACGAAGCACACGAACTCGTTCCCGCAACCCACACGGCCCGGCCGTGGTGGAGTCTTATTGCCCGCGTCCGGGCCGAACTGTCCTCGCGCGGCGCCGACCGCGCCCGAACCCGATCGATAGCCGTTGCCTGCGACCGCTAACCGCACGTTGTGGAGCTCTCAGTTATGGCGTATGTCACCCCCGCCGAACTCGCGTCGAAAATGATCGACGCGGGCGAGGCCAAGATCTTCATGTCCACCCGGGACACGCTCATCCGCGCGTTCATGGCCGGGGCCATCCTCGCGCTCGCGGCCGCGTTCGCGGTGACGATCACGGTGAACACCAAGGAGCCGCTCGCCGGCGCGCTGCTGTTCCCGGTCGGGTTCTGCATGCTCTACCTGCTCGGGTTCGACCTCCTCACCGGCGTGTTCACGCTGGCGCCGCTGGCCCTGCTCGACCGGCGCCCGGGCGTCACCGTGGGGGGCGTGCTGCGCAACTGGGGGCTGGTGTTCGTCGGAAACTTCGCGGGCGCGATGCTCGTCGCCGTGTTCATGGCGATCACGTTCACGTTCGGGTTCTCCGAGGAGCCGAACGCGATCGGGCAGAAGATCGGGCAGATCGGCGAGTCCCGGACCGTGGGCTACGCGGCACACGGCGCCGCCGGCATGCTCACGCTGTTCGTCCGGGCGGTGATGTGCAACTGGATGGTGTCGACGGGGGTCGTGGGGGCGATGATGTCCACCTCGGTGTCGGGCAAGGTCATCACGATGTGGATGCCGATCCTGGTGTTCTTCTACATGGGCTTCGAGCACTCCATCGTGAACATGTTCCTGTTCCCGTCCGGGCTGATGCTCGGGGGGAACTTCACGTGGGGCGACTACTTCATCTGGAACGAGATCCCGACCGTGCTCGGCAACCTCGTCGGCGGGCTGACGTTCGTCGGCGCGACCCTGTACGTCACGCACTACAAGACGTCTCCGGCCCGCGTCGCGACGACCACAGTGGCGCCGGCCGCGGTCGCAACGCGCTCGGCTTCCCCGGTGCTGGAGAGCCCGGTCCCGGCGCCGCGCCAGCAGGACGAGTGCCTGGTGGGGTGAATGGCGATTCTTGGCGAACGGCCGGTGTAAACCAGCCGGTGAGGGCTCTCGTCCAGAGGATCGCCACTTGCCCCACCTTAACTTGGGATGACGTCTTGTGATTCCGCCCGCTGCCCTTGCGGGCGGAATTCGCCGGTCCCGGTGATATTGGGGACGAGCCCAGTGCTCGTCCCTGTTTTTGCTTCACATTCAAACAGCCACGTCTTCAACCCGGCCCAGAATTTCAGACCCACGGTTACCGCTCTCGGCGGCGCGCCTCTCGTAGTCGCGTAGCACATTGCGTCGGTACAGGTGGGCGGGTAATTTCGGTGCACAGTGCCGCACACGAAACACTATTCGGCCACACGAGGGAGCACCGCGTGGGACGCACGAGTCAGTCCGCCAAACCGATCGTCCAACAGTTGGTAGATGCGTCGCGTGCCAACACCGACCGCTACCACCTTGATGCAAAGCTCTTCGATCCCGTGTACGCGAACGCCCGTCAATTATTGAGCGACCGCCGAAGGGATCGTGTGGAATCCCCTATGCCGTGTCACGCCGACTTCGTATCGGCATTCGTTGACGGCCGGTCGTTCCTGGGGGACGAGGGGGAGGTTCTGACCGTTGCCGTTCGGGAAGTCGGTCGCCTCGTTGTCACATCCGGCCGGATCGTCGTCTGCGATCCGAACTACGGCAGTGGGCACGAGCCCCTGGCGCGGTCGGTACCGGTCGGAACGTACCCGGTCCTCTTGTCTTCGGCAAACGACCGGATCGCTTGCGCGATGCTCCGTATTCGCGATATCGAGCCGGTTCTGTGGGAGATGGCCGTTTGGCCGGGGCAGAACCCCGCCGATCTCGAAGGGGATCAGTTCTACGGGTACGGTGTCGATGCCGGAACCGGAGCGTTTCTCGACGCCGACCAGAATCAGTACCTCGACAAACTGGCGGACGAAGCCCTGTTCGACGGAACCAGAATACCGGGAGACCCCTTCTCCGGAGAGTGGGCCGAGCGGGTACTCGCCGAGAAGACCGGGGGCAACCTGATCGCTTTCTCCTCGGGGTACGGCGACGGGCGGTACCCCTCATACTGGGGGCTCGACGAGCGGGGGGACGCCGTCTGCCTCGTAACCGATTTTGGCCTCTTGGTGGATCACCCCGGAGTGAGCTTCTCCCTTACCGGAGCGTTCTGCCGCCCGCCCGGTGAGGTGCGGCACCGCGCGCTCGAGCTGGCCGATCTTGTGATGGAGATCATCCCGGGCCAATCCGCGGACCGGAGCATCATTGTCGGTTTCCTCGGTCCCAAGGCGGACTCGGCCAATGCCTCCTTCGAGGACGATTCGGGTGAACAGATCGACTCGGGGTACACGGATATCAACGTGTCCGGCTCCCACGGGGAGTTATCGTACAGCTACCGCGAGCACGTTCTCTCTCCGAAAGTGACCGAACAAGATCGGGCTGAAATCAGGCTTCGAGTCTACGTTGCCCTCCCCGCGTGCCCAATGCCGGTGGCGCGACCGACCGGTTCCAGCCCACCGACCTGACGCCCTCGGCCGTGTCACATCAGCCGGACGTTGCACGGGTTCAGCAACTGGTTGCGGTCGCTGGGAGAGCGGACCGCGTCACGGTCGCGCACACCCGGCCGGCTAGTTTCTCCGAGACGGCCCTAAACTGAGCGTAGCGCGAGAACGTTTCTGCGGAGGAGCGGATGTTGCGTTTCGAGCTGCCGACCGACCGGATCGAGTACCTGCAACTGGCCCTCCCGTCGAGCGGGCCGGCACTGGTTGTGCGCTGGGGCACGCAAACGTCCCCGTTCACCGTCGCGGCCTGGGACGACATCGGCTCGGACCCCAGTTGGAAGCTCACGGAACGCAATCAGAACCTATCTCCCGACGGACAGTGGGTATCGGTTTTCGATCAGGACGCGGGAAAGGTGCGGGTCACTCGGGTCGGGGACAAGAGCCCGACGGCCGTGGTGAACCGGAGCAAGAAGGCCGAGAACGTTTGGACGGGGGTCGCTCCGGGTGGGACGGCGGTGGCCTGGAAAGACGATACGACGACACTGGTGCGTGCGCTGCCCGGCGGTAAAGAAATCGCGCGGGTGAAGTCCGGCTGGGGCGTCGATTTCCGGTTCTCGCCCGGTGGCCGGTGGCTGTCCGAAACGGGGTTGCAGGTGTTTCGGGTGTTCGACCGCAGCAACAACTACAAGGTCTTCGCCCGCATCAAAACGCCCGACCACGCGCTGGCCGACGTATCGGACGCAATGACAGCGGTCGTCACCGCCAAGGGCAAGGGCGTCGTCGAAGTTTGGGATCTCTCCAGCAAAACGCCGGCGGCTGTTCTCAAGGTTGGCGGGTGGGTATCGGCCCTGGCCGTCTCACCCGACGGGCGCCGGGTACTGACGGGAACCACGAACGGTGACGTGACGTTGTGGGACGCGACCGGGGCCAAGCTGAAGGAGTTCGCGTGGGAGGTGAAGATGCCGATCGCCGCAGTATTCGCCCCGGACGGGACGCGCGCCGCGATCGGCGGTGTCGACACACAAATCGTGGTTTGGGATCTGGATGATTGACCCCGCGCGAAGCATCACGCGGGGATGTGCGGCGCAAGCCGGTCTCGTGCCGGCCGATCGCTGAACCTCCTGGTGACGAGCGAGAGGAGGTTTCTACCGGCCGGCTTACACCGGCCGTTCGCCCGAGCCACTTGACACACCGCGCACCAACCGGCGGGTTCGGTCCGGGCGTCAAGTCTCCTGAGCGGCGCCCGGCGCCGGTGTGCCCCGCGACACGGCCCAGGTGACGACCGCGTACCACAGCAGCACCAGCGGCGGGAGCCAGACGAACGACGCGCTGTCCCGAATGGAAAGCCCCGCTAGGTTCAAGGCGATGTACCCCGCGGCCCCGCACAGGAGTTGCCGCCGCGTACCACCTCGAATCAGCCGGGCCGCGCCCGCCACGATCGGCACGAGCAGGACGATCTGGTCGTGCTCCCACGCCCCATACGGGGCCGCGATGAAGCCCGCCAGCACCAGCCCGGGCAATTCGGCCGCCCAGTCCCACGACCGGCGCCGGAGCCAGACGTACACGGGTACGACGAGAGCGGCGACCAGGGTCGGGAGCGCTTGTACCCACATCGCCTCCGGAGCGACCGCCGCGCGGACCCGGAAACCGATTAGTGGGGGCTCCCAGTTCGCGAGGCCGGGGGCACCGGCCGCTCCCCGCCGCAAGAGGGCCGCGACGTAGTCGGCCCACACTCCCGGGTTGAGAACCGTTGCGACGGCCACTGCCGATAGCCCACCGAGCAGCCCCCAGCCCAGCATCCGGCGGGTTCGGGCGGACCAGACGGCGTGGGTCGCGAGCGCCACCCAGAGCGGAACGAACAGGTGGGGCTTCAGCGCCGCGAGCGCGGCCACCGCCGCAAGTGCCGCCGGACCGGACGCACCGGCCGCCAGAAAACCGGCGGCCCCGAGCAGCAGCCACCCACCGCTCTGACCGGTTTGGACGAGATACATGAACGGGTAGAAGGTCAGCGCCAGGAGCGGAACCCCGAGGCGCCCGCCCCGCGGACCGCGGTACGCGTCCCAGAGCCGGTCGGCAGCCGCTCCCACAGCCATCAGTTGAGCCAGCAGCCAAGCGAACTGTGCGGTCCGCGGCGGCAGGAGGCCGAACGGCGTCACGAGCGGCAGGCTCCAGGGCGGGTTCCACATTAGGACCGGGACCGCCTCCGTCCGGTTGGCGGACCGCTGGAGGGCCAACAAGCGGTCCGGGTCGTATGGGTTCTCGCCCGCCGCGTTCAGCCGCCCGGCCGCCCAATATTGGAGGAAGTCCCGAGGCGGGAGGAACGCCGGGTCGCGGTAGAAGCGGTCGAGCAGAGCCGCGGTCAGCCCGACGACCACAACCACCCCAACGACGAGTGGCAGCCACCGACGAACCCGGGCGATAGAGAGCGGAGGCGGCTGAAGCATAACGATTAGCTAATGGTGGGTGATCCCGGATCGTCCGATCGGCTGTACAATTTTTGAACGGGGCTCCGCGCGGCCCTCTGTGCCGGCGTCCACCCGGCACCTCGTACCTGTTCTACAACTCTTCATCCGCCCGGGGCGCCCCGGTTGCGGCCGGCATTGAAGGCGCGTGACGGCCGTACCTGTCCCCTGGGAGCATATCGACCCGAGGGGCAGCGCCCGAAGCGAAAGCAACAACATTCGTGTGCAATTCTGATTCCACTCTGCTCCGCGCCCTCTCGTGCCCTCTGCGGTGAAAACGCCGCACACGTTTTTCAAATTATTTATCCATATTTTCACTAGTGATCTAGATATCGCACCCGCCGCTCGGGTACAATGCCCGGACGGGGTGTTGCGCGCGAAAGCCACGCAGTACCCGTGTCGGTGCGAAGGGCGAGAGGGTTGATGCGGGTGTTAGCAGGCGCGGGGAGAAAATGGAGTTTTCCCCGGCGAAATTGAAGG
This region of Gemmata massiliana genomic DNA includes:
- a CDS encoding DUF4241 domain-containing protein yields the protein MGRTSQSAKPIVQQLVDASRANTDRYHLDAKLFDPVYANARQLLSDRRRDRVESPMPCHADFVSAFVDGRSFLGDEGEVLTVAVREVGRLVVTSGRIVVCDPNYGSGHEPLARSVPVGTYPVLLSSANDRIACAMLRIRDIEPVLWEMAVWPGQNPADLEGDQFYGYGVDAGTGAFLDADQNQYLDKLADEALFDGTRIPGDPFSGEWAERVLAEKTGGNLIAFSSGYGDGRYPSYWGLDERGDAVCLVTDFGLLVDHPGVSFSLTGAFCRPPGEVRHRALELADLVMEIIPGQSADRSIIVGFLGPKADSANASFEDDSGEQIDSGYTDINVSGSHGELSYSYREHVLSPKVTEQDRAEIRLRVYVALPACPMPVARPTGSSPPT
- a CDS encoding WD40 repeat domain-containing protein, encoding MLRFELPTDRIEYLQLALPSSGPALVVRWGTQTSPFTVAAWDDIGSDPSWKLTERNQNLSPDGQWVSVFDQDAGKVRVTRVGDKSPTAVVNRSKKAENVWTGVAPGGTAVAWKDDTTTLVRALPGGKEIARVKSGWGVDFRFSPGGRWLSETGLQVFRVFDRSNNYKVFARIKTPDHALADVSDAMTAVVTAKGKGVVEVWDLSSKTPAAVLKVGGWVSALAVSPDGRRVLTGTTNGDVTLWDATGAKLKEFAWEVKMPIAAVFAPDGTRAAIGGVDTQIVVWDLDD
- a CDS encoding glycosyltransferase 87 family protein, which translates into the protein MLQPPPLSIARVRRWLPLVVGVVVVVGLTAALLDRFYRDPAFLPPRDFLQYWAAGRLNAAGENPYDPDRLLALQRSANRTEAVPVLMWNPPWSLPLVTPFGLLPPRTAQFAWLLAQLMAVGAAADRLWDAYRGPRGGRLGVPLLALTFYPFMYLVQTGQSGGWLLLGAAGFLAAGASGPAALAAVAALAALKPHLFVPLWVALATHAVWSARTRRMLGWGLLGGLSAVAVATVLNPGVWADYVAALLRRGAAGAPGLANWEPPLIGFRVRAAVAPEAMWVQALPTLVAALVVPVYVWLRRRSWDWAAELPGLVLAGFIAAPYGAWEHDQIVLLVPIVAGAARLIRGGTRRQLLCGAAGYIALNLAGLSIRDSASFVWLPPLVLLWYAVVTWAVSRGTPAPGAAQET